One window of the Rufibacter radiotolerans genome contains the following:
- a CDS encoding DUF4982 domain-containing protein encodes MNKWIVGVALLISQISLAQVRVVTELTDNWKFKKGAQALASQVNFNDKGWQKVQVPHDWAIYGPFDKEIDKQVVAIEQNNEKVASEKTGRTGSLPYIGEAWYRNEFTLPHYKKGQKVLIVFEGAMSEPKVFVNGQKVGDWAYGYSYFYFDITNQIQEGKKNTLAVQLSNQGQSSRWYPGAGLYRKVQVVVKNPESIDQWGTFVTTPYISSALAKVNVKTKASGENVRLVTQVRDAKGTTVAIDSTGKRFGKEFEQNLAVANPQLWSPETPYLYTAVTKLYVGNQLKDEVTTRFGIREISYKSSVGFSLNGKVRKFKGVCLHHDLGPLGAAVNKAALRRQMQILKDMGADAIRSSHNMPSMEQLELADEMGFMFLAESFDEWAKPKVKNGYNRFFSEYAEKDVVNLVQATRNHPSIVMWSSGNEVPDQWGAEGVKRAKWLQDIFHREDPTRPVTVGMDQVKATMASGFGALLDIPGLNYRTHLYEEAYKAFPQGLILGSETASTVSSRGIYKFPVEKGIEKQYPDFQSSSYDLEYCSWSNLPEDDFVLQDDKPWVIGEFVWTGFDYLGEPTPYDDKWPSRSSYFGINDLAGLPKDRFYLYRSRWNTNQETLHILPHWNWAGREGQTTPVFVYTNYDSAELFINGKSQGIQKKHNATPQTRYRLMWMDVKYEPGTVKVVAYGKDGKPAATQEIKTAGKPYKLVLQPDRTQISADGKDLSFVTVSVVDKDGNPCPTATDQLTFSVKGAGSYRAACNGDATSLELFHLPTMKLFSGKLVVLVQSGEKAGDIELEVKGKGLQTGELKLKAVK; translated from the coding sequence ATGAACAAGTGGATAGTAGGCGTAGCCCTTTTGATTTCCCAGATTTCGCTGGCCCAGGTGCGGGTGGTCACGGAACTGACCGATAACTGGAAGTTCAAGAAAGGGGCCCAGGCCCTGGCCTCTCAGGTGAACTTTAATGACAAAGGCTGGCAGAAGGTGCAGGTGCCCCACGACTGGGCCATCTACGGTCCCTTTGACAAGGAGATAGACAAGCAGGTGGTGGCCATTGAGCAGAACAATGAGAAGGTAGCCTCTGAGAAAACCGGCCGCACTGGGTCCTTGCCCTACATAGGGGAAGCCTGGTACCGCAATGAATTCACCCTGCCGCACTACAAGAAAGGCCAGAAAGTACTCATCGTTTTTGAGGGCGCCATGAGCGAGCCCAAGGTGTTTGTGAACGGGCAGAAAGTAGGCGATTGGGCCTATGGCTACAGCTATTTCTACTTTGACATCACCAACCAGATACAGGAAGGCAAGAAGAACACCCTGGCGGTGCAGCTCAGCAACCAGGGCCAGTCCTCGCGCTGGTACCCGGGCGCCGGCTTGTACCGCAAGGTGCAGGTGGTGGTAAAGAACCCCGAGAGCATTGACCAGTGGGGCACGTTTGTGACCACGCCGTATATTTCTTCGGCCCTGGCCAAGGTGAACGTCAAAACCAAAGCCTCCGGCGAAAACGTGCGCCTGGTCACCCAGGTGCGGGATGCCAAAGGCACCACCGTGGCTATAGATAGTACCGGCAAGCGCTTCGGGAAGGAATTTGAGCAGAACCTGGCCGTAGCCAACCCGCAGCTCTGGAGCCCTGAGACCCCTTACCTCTACACGGCCGTCACCAAACTATATGTGGGTAACCAACTCAAAGACGAGGTGACTACCCGATTCGGGATTCGCGAGATCAGCTACAAGTCCAGTGTAGGCTTTAGTCTGAACGGAAAAGTGCGCAAGTTCAAAGGCGTGTGCCTGCACCATGATCTGGGGCCTTTGGGTGCTGCCGTGAACAAGGCCGCCCTGCGCCGGCAGATGCAGATCCTGAAAGATATGGGCGCCGATGCGATACGCAGTTCGCACAACATGCCGTCTATGGAGCAGCTGGAGTTAGCCGATGAAATGGGCTTTATGTTTCTGGCCGAAAGCTTTGACGAATGGGCCAAACCGAAGGTGAAGAACGGCTACAACCGCTTCTTCTCTGAGTACGCTGAGAAAGATGTGGTGAACCTGGTGCAGGCCACCCGCAACCACCCTTCTATTGTGATGTGGAGCTCCGGCAATGAGGTACCCGACCAATGGGGCGCCGAGGGCGTGAAACGCGCCAAATGGCTGCAGGACATCTTCCACCGCGAAGACCCTACCCGTCCGGTCACCGTGGGCATGGATCAGGTGAAAGCCACCATGGCCTCGGGTTTCGGGGCGCTGCTGGACATTCCGGGCCTTAACTACCGCACGCATCTGTATGAAGAGGCTTATAAAGCATTTCCGCAGGGCTTGATCCTAGGGTCTGAGACAGCCTCTACCGTCAGCTCCCGGGGCATTTACAAGTTCCCCGTAGAGAAAGGCATTGAGAAGCAGTACCCAGATTTCCAGAGTTCTTCTTATGACCTGGAATACTGCAGCTGGTCTAACCTGCCGGAGGATGATTTTGTGCTCCAGGACGACAAGCCCTGGGTCATTGGGGAATTTGTCTGGACCGGTTTTGACTACCTGGGCGAACCTACGCCTTATGACGACAAGTGGCCATCGCGCAGCTCCTACTTCGGGATCAATGACCTGGCGGGTTTGCCCAAAGACCGTTTCTACCTGTACCGCAGCCGCTGGAACACCAACCAGGAAACCCTGCACATTCTGCCGCACTGGAACTGGGCCGGCCGAGAGGGCCAGACTACGCCCGTGTTTGTGTACACCAACTATGACAGCGCCGAGCTGTTTATCAACGGCAAAAGCCAGGGCATCCAGAAAAAGCACAACGCCACGCCCCAGACCCGCTACCGTCTCATGTGGATGGACGTGAAGTACGAACCCGGCACCGTGAAAGTGGTAGCCTACGGCAAAGACGGCAAACCTGCCGCCACCCAGGAAATTAAGACCGCCGGTAAACCGTACAAGCTGGTGCTCCAACCGGACCGCACCCAAATCTCCGCCGACGGCAAGGACCTTTCCTTCGTGACGGTGAGTGTGGTAGACAAAGACGGCAACCCCTGCCCCACCGCCACTGACCAACTGACCTTTAGCGTGAAAGGCGCTGGTTCCTACCGGGCCGCCTGCAACGGAGACGCCACCTCCCTGGAGCTATTCCACCTGCCCACCATGAAACTATTCAGCGGCAAACTGGTGGTTCTGGTGCAATCTGGAGAGAAAGCCGGTGATATTGAACTGGAGGTGAAGGGCAAAGGCCTGCAGACAGGTGAATTGAAACTGAAGGCGGTAAAGTAG